In the genome of Myxococcus stipitatus, one region contains:
- a CDS encoding serine/threonine-protein kinase PknK, whose protein sequence is MTSASSQVPLVFGRYAVLNRLAVGGMGEIFLARQVGVSGFERTVILKSLLPDLLEQEGSLEMFLDEARVAARLNHPNVVSVFEVGEWEGTFYIAMEYIEGEHLGRLSRTASRTGSALSPSVCAEVIRDAALGLDHAHHAVDAQGLPLELVHRDISPQNIMVRLDGVTKVVDFGVAKASNRSTRTRTGILKGKLRYMSPEQVRNQPLDGRSDQYALGVVLWELVTHRPLVETDNPPEAMRRIALTPALKPSMLVDGVSPRLDAIILRMLAKPREQRFERCADVARALQEYLDENSRGPEDSVSATAERLVGEMVRSRMRESTVGLGNLLPRGSVSTVSCPRCGQSTSGTSRFCPHCGSALGVVAPETPSGGSSRPAVAKADVAEVTTGQFVDAEAPPTELQEASTQPAVEASRLLEGAPAATARIRGRESGSLKRKLVIVTVELEGADSLRQTVGEEEGMETLGQLMDLAASTAERHEAEVVQLTESRWSVAFGLPVSRRDDPLRAVRCALELMRAVETLSLSAVLMLKAGLEFDAVLVSGGGGRTPWRVTGAALERSVVLAQAAGAGEVLAGPAAKALLEDGVRFGAERTLPSGGVWRVEGLGGVVRSVPFVGRADVLAAARSVVEGVCAGQSGARLFAGGAGMGKSRLLEAVAERAASVASLRVVRTSAEDLRGTGAMGLMRSVLTGLARLLGPAPEGAPLQPLGTLGFSAQEVSALWRRLSSGGPSGLLHAADSAVVETLSRAAHPGGLLLLVDDVHHADVVSLELLMMFLRAPDSRVALVATTAPDALPVSLAALPYSSLEGMPRLELRMLLEATLGAPPSPEVEKLIVERAHGNPSFALELMRALVDRGAVQRLGGVWHSTAPLASTVLPDSLGLALGARLDLLPAQLQRFLSRAAVEGSVFSSSLVRASLSDDGGAADAAELLVMDGWLTELRERPGTFRFQQELARQLLLERQPASAVRRAHQELADALGQESFAAEPAREVRVADHLLAAASPQAAVACERAGERLFARGEWRAASDYFMRAMGEGPGATPSSRLWQLGMLTRACTCLAQVEPTAVEPLAGPWLEKLPEAESLAARAEVVRRIASAELKLGRVASAEARLQAIRAAAAVDPEVEAWVLGERARAREARGDISGAVELLTQAFHRMGGRAARAADFYWEHLNLLGRLQLRLQQPEKARTSFTRASEQARAAGSLVGQARALSNLAGLRVLAGEHAPALTELERALTLAEQGGDAQEAARIHYNAGRLLGAGGRVAEARERLVRARERARLSGWREGEALATQALGALEAQSPRA, encoded by the coding sequence ATGACGTCCGCCAGCAGTCAGGTTCCTCTTGTCTTTGGCCGCTATGCGGTGCTGAACAGGCTTGCCGTGGGGGGCATGGGGGAGATCTTCCTGGCCCGACAGGTGGGCGTCAGTGGTTTCGAGCGCACCGTCATCCTCAAGAGCCTGCTGCCGGACCTGCTGGAGCAGGAGGGCTCGCTGGAGATGTTCCTCGACGAGGCGCGAGTCGCCGCGCGCCTCAACCACCCGAACGTCGTCTCCGTGTTCGAGGTGGGCGAGTGGGAGGGCACCTTCTACATCGCCATGGAGTACATCGAGGGCGAGCACCTGGGGCGCCTGTCGCGCACGGCCTCGCGCACGGGCAGCGCGCTGAGCCCGTCCGTCTGCGCGGAGGTCATCCGTGACGCGGCGCTGGGGTTGGACCACGCGCACCATGCCGTGGACGCGCAGGGCCTGCCGTTGGAGCTGGTCCATCGCGACATCAGCCCGCAGAACATCATGGTGCGGCTGGACGGGGTGACGAAGGTCGTGGACTTCGGCGTGGCCAAGGCGAGCAATCGCTCCACGCGCACGCGCACCGGCATCCTCAAGGGCAAGCTGCGCTACATGTCGCCCGAGCAGGTCCGCAACCAGCCGCTCGATGGGCGCAGCGACCAGTACGCGCTGGGTGTCGTGCTGTGGGAGCTGGTGACGCACCGGCCCCTGGTCGAGACGGACAACCCACCGGAGGCGATGCGCCGCATCGCGCTGACGCCCGCGCTCAAGCCGTCGATGCTCGTCGACGGGGTCTCGCCGCGCCTGGACGCCATCATCCTGCGCATGCTGGCCAAGCCGCGTGAGCAGCGCTTCGAGCGCTGCGCCGACGTGGCCCGCGCGCTCCAGGAGTACCTGGACGAGAACTCTCGCGGCCCCGAGGACTCGGTCTCCGCGACGGCCGAGCGGCTGGTGGGCGAGATGGTCCGCTCGCGGATGCGCGAGTCCACGGTGGGGCTCGGCAACCTGTTGCCGCGCGGCTCCGTGTCCACCGTGTCGTGTCCTCGCTGTGGCCAGTCGACCAGTGGCACCAGCCGCTTCTGTCCTCACTGTGGCAGTGCCCTGGGCGTCGTGGCCCCGGAGACTCCTTCGGGGGGCTCGTCGCGCCCGGCCGTGGCGAAGGCGGACGTGGCCGAGGTCACCACGGGGCAGTTCGTCGACGCGGAGGCACCGCCGACCGAGCTTCAGGAGGCGTCCACCCAGCCCGCGGTGGAGGCTTCCCGGCTGTTGGAGGGCGCGCCCGCGGCCACGGCGCGGATTCGAGGACGGGAGTCCGGCTCGCTCAAGCGCAAGCTGGTCATCGTCACGGTGGAGCTGGAGGGCGCGGATTCGCTGCGCCAGACGGTGGGGGAAGAGGAGGGGATGGAGACGCTGGGCCAGCTGATGGACCTGGCCGCCTCCACCGCCGAGCGGCACGAGGCAGAGGTGGTGCAGCTCACCGAGTCGCGCTGGAGCGTGGCGTTCGGTCTTCCGGTGTCGCGCCGGGATGACCCGCTTCGCGCGGTCCGCTGCGCCCTCGAGCTGATGCGCGCGGTGGAGACGCTGTCGCTGTCCGCCGTGCTCATGCTGAAGGCCGGGCTGGAGTTCGACGCCGTGCTGGTGAGCGGCGGTGGCGGGCGCACGCCCTGGCGTGTGACGGGGGCGGCGCTGGAGCGGTCCGTCGTGCTGGCCCAGGCCGCGGGGGCGGGTGAGGTACTGGCGGGCCCCGCCGCGAAGGCCCTGCTGGAGGATGGTGTGCGCTTCGGCGCCGAGCGCACGCTGCCATCCGGTGGCGTCTGGCGCGTGGAGGGACTGGGCGGAGTGGTTCGCAGCGTGCCCTTCGTGGGGCGCGCGGACGTGCTGGCGGCGGCCCGGTCCGTGGTGGAGGGCGTGTGCGCCGGACAGAGCGGGGCACGGCTCTTCGCGGGCGGCGCGGGCATGGGCAAGAGCCGCCTCCTGGAAGCCGTGGCCGAGCGCGCCGCGAGCGTGGCCTCCCTGCGTGTGGTGAGGACCAGCGCGGAGGATTTGCGTGGCACGGGGGCGATGGGGTTGATGCGCTCGGTGCTCACGGGGCTGGCCCGGTTGCTGGGGCCCGCGCCGGAGGGAGCGCCGCTCCAGCCGCTGGGCACGCTGGGGTTCTCCGCGCAGGAGGTCTCCGCGCTGTGGCGGCGGCTGTCCTCGGGCGGACCTTCGGGGCTGCTTCACGCGGCGGACTCGGCGGTGGTGGAGACGCTGTCGCGCGCGGCGCATCCGGGTGGGCTGCTGCTGCTCGTGGATGACGTGCACCACGCGGATGTCGTGTCGCTGGAGCTGCTGATGATGTTCCTGCGCGCGCCGGATTCGCGCGTGGCGCTGGTGGCGACGACGGCGCCGGACGCGCTGCCCGTGTCGCTCGCCGCGCTCCCGTACTCGTCGCTGGAGGGCATGCCCCGGCTGGAGCTCCGCATGCTGCTGGAGGCGACGCTCGGTGCGCCGCCGAGTCCGGAGGTGGAGAAGCTCATCGTCGAGCGTGCGCACGGCAATCCCTCCTTCGCGCTGGAGTTGATGCGGGCATTGGTCGACCGCGGAGCCGTGCAGCGCCTGGGCGGTGTCTGGCATTCCACGGCGCCCCTGGCGAGCACGGTGCTGCCGGACAGTCTGGGCCTGGCGTTGGGGGCGCGTCTGGACCTGCTCCCCGCTCAGCTCCAGCGCTTCCTCTCGCGCGCGGCGGTGGAGGGCTCCGTCTTCTCCTCCTCGCTCGTGCGGGCCTCTCTCTCGGACGACGGGGGCGCGGCCGATGCCGCCGAGCTGCTCGTCATGGACGGCTGGCTCACGGAGCTGCGCGAGCGTCCCGGCACCTTCCGCTTCCAACAGGAGCTGGCGCGCCAGTTGTTGCTGGAGCGCCAGCCCGCGAGCGCGGTGCGTCGCGCGCATCAGGAGCTGGCCGATGCGCTGGGACAGGAGTCCTTCGCGGCGGAGCCCGCGCGTGAGGTGCGCGTGGCGGACCACCTGCTCGCCGCCGCTTCACCTCAGGCCGCCGTGGCGTGTGAGCGCGCCGGTGAGCGACTCTTCGCCCGAGGGGAGTGGCGCGCGGCCTCCGACTACTTCATGCGGGCCATGGGCGAGGGACCGGGGGCCACGCCGTCCTCGCGACTGTGGCAGCTCGGGATGTTGACGCGGGCTTGCACGTGCCTGGCGCAAGTGGAGCCCACGGCCGTGGAGCCGTTGGCGGGGCCCTGGTTGGAGAAGCTCCCCGAAGCGGAGTCGCTCGCGGCGCGCGCGGAGGTGGTGCGGCGCATCGCCTCCGCGGAGCTCAAGCTGGGGCGCGTGGCGTCCGCGGAGGCGAGGCTGCAAGCGATTCGAGCCGCCGCCGCGGTCGACCCCGAGGTGGAGGCGTGGGTGTTGGGGGAGCGGGCTCGCGCCCGTGAGGCGCGCGGCGACATCTCCGGCGCGGTGGAGCTGCTCACCCAGGCCTTCCATCGCATGGGCGGCCGGGCCGCGCGGGCCGCGGACTTCTATTGGGAACACCTCAACCTGCTGGGGCGCCTCCAGCTTCGGCTCCAGCAGCCGGAGAAGGCTCGCACCAGCTTCACCCGCGCCTCCGAGCAGGCCCGCGCCGCGGGCAGTC
- a CDS encoding lipase maturation factor family protein, giving the protein MDVSLPHCPPLLLYDADCGFCRRWVARWALSTEGRVRFLPGRRRLLLLLGIPARDMRQASQLVEPSGRVTQGAEAVFRALARSPRWTTRGMARLGLLPGVLRVSQRVYRLIARHRRTASRVDRWLFGRTAVPREYAWVRWLFLRWMGGTFLIAFTSLGRQVLGLYGSRGIRPVGELLSPESREAPARERWRMLPTVFWFDASDAALARGCALGQVLSLAVLFNVAPRASLALLWGLYLSYASVGREFLSFQWDVLLLEMGLLSALTAPPGLRPGLGRLEPTAVEVFLFRLLVFRLYFGSGLSKWQSGDRTWRELTACRYYYETAPLPTRGGWYAHHLPASVQRASTAMVFVLEAVVPWLVFAPRRLRLAASGALSALQGTILATGNYGFFNLQSLVLGLWLLDDAALRRLLPLLPAHPPLRRRTGWRGVLSGGLSTPLMVLGAADILQRFERGTRLPARVQRSLSWLSGCARPLRSVNRYGLFSVMTVERPEVEVEGSNDGEHWSPYVFRYKVGEVRQPPRQVAPHQPRLDWQMWFAALGSPPGWFIAFLARLLEGAPEVLGLLARNPFPEEPPRQVRAVLYDYRMTGIVERQRTGAWWARERRGLYVQPLALAPGPRPLRGTPHLRWLAPRG; this is encoded by the coding sequence ATGGACGTTTCTCTCCCTCACTGTCCGCCGCTCCTGCTCTATGACGCCGACTGTGGTTTCTGCCGCCGTTGGGTGGCTCGCTGGGCCCTGAGCACCGAGGGCCGCGTCCGCTTCCTGCCCGGCCGGAGGCGACTGCTCCTGCTGCTCGGCATTCCCGCACGCGACATGCGCCAGGCCTCTCAGCTCGTCGAGCCCTCGGGGCGGGTGACGCAAGGCGCGGAGGCGGTCTTCCGCGCACTCGCCCGGTCGCCCCGCTGGACGACACGCGGCATGGCGAGGCTGGGGCTGTTGCCCGGCGTGCTGCGCGTGTCCCAGCGCGTCTACCGCCTCATCGCGCGTCACCGTCGCACGGCGTCGCGCGTGGACCGCTGGCTCTTCGGTCGCACGGCGGTGCCTCGCGAGTACGCATGGGTCCGCTGGCTCTTCCTCCGGTGGATGGGCGGCACGTTCCTCATCGCGTTCACCTCGCTGGGGCGACAGGTCCTGGGGTTGTACGGCTCGCGAGGGATTCGTCCGGTGGGCGAGCTGCTCTCGCCGGAGTCGCGTGAGGCGCCTGCTCGCGAGCGCTGGCGGATGCTACCCACGGTGTTCTGGTTCGACGCCTCCGACGCGGCGTTGGCGCGAGGCTGTGCGCTGGGACAGGTGCTCTCCCTGGCGGTCCTCTTCAACGTGGCGCCTCGTGCTTCGCTGGCGTTGCTGTGGGGGCTGTATCTCTCCTACGCGTCGGTCGGCCGCGAGTTCCTCTCGTTCCAGTGGGATGTGTTGTTGCTGGAGATGGGGCTGCTGTCCGCGCTCACCGCGCCGCCGGGCTTGCGGCCGGGGCTGGGGCGCCTGGAGCCCACGGCGGTGGAGGTGTTCCTCTTCCGGCTGCTCGTGTTCCGCCTCTACTTCGGCTCGGGGCTCAGCAAGTGGCAGTCGGGTGACCGGACGTGGCGCGAGCTCACGGCGTGCCGCTACTACTACGAGACGGCGCCCCTGCCCACACGGGGCGGCTGGTATGCGCATCACCTGCCCGCGAGCGTCCAGCGCGCCTCGACGGCGATGGTGTTCGTGTTGGAGGCGGTGGTGCCGTGGCTCGTCTTCGCGCCGCGAAGGTTGCGACTGGCGGCGTCGGGCGCGCTGTCCGCGTTGCAGGGCACCATCCTCGCGACGGGGAACTATGGCTTCTTCAATCTCCAGTCCCTGGTGCTCGGGCTGTGGCTGCTGGATGACGCGGCGCTGCGTCGCCTGTTGCCGTTGCTCCCCGCGCATCCGCCGCTGCGTCGACGCACGGGCTGGCGCGGTGTCCTGTCGGGAGGGCTGTCCACGCCGCTGATGGTGCTCGGCGCGGCGGACATCCTCCAGCGCTTCGAGCGGGGGACACGTCTGCCCGCGCGTGTGCAGCGCTCCTTGTCGTGGCTGAGTGGGTGTGCCCGGCCGCTGCGCTCGGTGAATCGGTATGGCCTCTTCAGCGTGATGACGGTGGAGCGGCCGGAAGTCGAGGTCGAGGGCTCCAACGACGGCGAGCACTGGTCGCCCTATGTCTTTCGTTACAAGGTGGGCGAGGTGAGGCAGCCGCCCAGACAGGTGGCTCCGCACCAGCCGCGCCTCGATTGGCAGATGTGGTTCGCGGCGCTGGGCTCACCGCCTGGCTGGTTCATCGCCTTCCTGGCGCGGTTGCTCGAGGGGGCGCCCGAGGTGCTGGGCTTGCTCGCGCGCAATCCCTTCCCGGAGGAGCCCCCGCGACAGGTGAGAGCTGTCCTGTATGACTACCGGATGACAGGAATTGTGGAGCGCCAGCGTACGGGGGCGTGGTGGGCGCGGGAGCGGCGGGGACTGTATGTCCAACCCCTGGCGCTTGCGCCGGGGCCTCGTCCCCTGAGGGGAACCCCGCATCTTCGGTGGCTTGCGCCTCGGGGGTAG
- a CDS encoding MBL fold metallo-hydrolase, translating into MSEPKGKAKQVVELVPGLHHWTLNDSRLGGARSEAYAVVDDDGAVILIDPLPIDEAKLRELGDVTAILLTAGNHQRSAWRFRQSFGAPVWAPENAYGLENTPDFFYVAGNTLPGGLIPFHTPGPVASMYTLWMQKHPRGVAFVSDLLVREGDGTPEFVPSEYQDEPLRTRQSVQRILDHLAVDIVCFAHGEPILSDGASALRRALREDLEAPAAPSP; encoded by the coding sequence ATGAGCGAGCCCAAGGGGAAGGCAAAGCAGGTGGTCGAGCTGGTACCCGGCCTCCATCACTGGACCTTGAACGACAGCCGCCTGGGCGGCGCGCGCAGCGAGGCCTACGCGGTGGTGGACGACGACGGCGCGGTCATCCTCATCGACCCATTACCCATCGACGAGGCGAAGCTGCGCGAGCTGGGCGACGTCACCGCCATCCTGCTGACCGCGGGGAACCATCAACGCTCCGCATGGCGATTCCGTCAGTCCTTCGGCGCCCCGGTCTGGGCGCCCGAGAATGCCTACGGGTTGGAGAACACTCCGGACTTCTTCTACGTGGCGGGCAACACGCTGCCGGGGGGACTCATCCCCTTCCACACGCCCGGCCCGGTGGCGTCCATGTACACGCTGTGGATGCAGAAGCATCCGCGCGGCGTCGCCTTCGTGTCCGACCTGCTGGTGCGCGAAGGCGACGGCACGCCGGAGTTCGTCCCGAGTGAGTATCAAGACGAACCCCTGCGCACGCGCCAGAGCGTCCAGCGCATCCTGGACCACCTCGCCGTGGACATCGTCTGCTTCGCCCACGGCGAGCCCATCCTCAGCGATGGCGCGAGCGCGCTCCGCCGTGCGCTGCGCGAGGACCTGGAGGCTCCCGCCGCGCCATCACCGTGA
- a CDS encoding lectin-like protein: MESTSQAAYRDLWAARVARIQQTLLQADVPLPHVQRIGSHNSHVTTTYTNCKLLWDCYYARANQHRGIDVQLSSGVRNLAIDAWSGPDTIWANACSNDSDDDGAPCFHHEGERFSTRVHDVMRHIGTWLTEPENQNEVLVIWVEDSIPTDASRTWFLEEFVSYLDKDYPDTSKPLTGDLIFGPSHLAAYFQGKWPTPRQLVAMGKRVVVSVKNPQNYASVFVGGVAATSLLFKESHIDKPGWPENGKFSGYPSCSYTGNSSALGLEWTEFSELKITDHFELPQHVLGWNELDVAGAVSCGFSVTLDHVEADPDRTAENGYNYYNSTMKPAVWSFYQGEPTDTAGNEDCAEVMASVGRWNDLACESVRKYACKKNLTTAYGPDAYDPSFWFVTSTSGAWSGGFSACPAGYSFLPPVNGWEAKKLANVISGTSNSVWINFTDRYQEGTWVVDRYTNWSAGEPNNAGGNERCVETLPTGAWNDTPCSDVRRHACKRVETCASGSACPQKWVLSAEGSWWWQSCPVGYTFAAPESAAESAELLAVTGGERVWVNRSSAEDVSRWEPGAYTAWDATEPNNYNGNEHCAAMTANGTWWDESCSVSRKLACRKSNTACTTAGCPADLWTLSTAARSWGVSQSGLLECPAGYAFKAPRNEAENAALKTTAAGQMVWLNYTDQGREGAWSSWGPN, encoded by the coding sequence GTGGAGTCCACCTCCCAGGCGGCCTACCGCGACCTCTGGGCAGCTCGCGTCGCGAGGATTCAGCAGACCTTGCTCCAGGCCGATGTCCCCCTGCCGCACGTCCAGCGCATCGGCTCGCACAACTCCCACGTCACCACGACCTATACGAACTGCAAACTCCTCTGGGATTGCTACTACGCCCGAGCCAATCAGCACCGAGGCATTGACGTGCAGCTCTCGTCCGGCGTGAGGAACCTCGCCATCGACGCGTGGAGCGGCCCGGACACCATCTGGGCGAACGCGTGCTCGAACGACTCCGACGACGATGGCGCCCCGTGCTTCCATCACGAGGGTGAGCGCTTCTCCACCCGGGTGCACGACGTCATGCGGCACATCGGCACGTGGCTGACCGAACCCGAGAACCAGAATGAGGTGCTGGTCATCTGGGTGGAGGACAGCATCCCCACGGATGCCTCGCGCACGTGGTTCCTCGAGGAGTTCGTCAGCTACCTCGACAAGGACTACCCCGACACGTCGAAGCCCCTGACGGGCGACCTGATTTTCGGCCCCAGCCACCTGGCTGCGTACTTCCAGGGCAAGTGGCCCACGCCGCGCCAGCTCGTCGCCATGGGCAAGCGCGTCGTCGTCTCCGTGAAGAACCCGCAGAACTACGCCTCCGTCTTCGTCGGGGGCGTTGCGGCGACGTCGCTGCTCTTCAAGGAGTCCCACATCGACAAGCCGGGCTGGCCGGAGAACGGCAAGTTCTCGGGCTACCCCTCGTGCTCGTACACGGGCAACTCGAGCGCGCTGGGCCTGGAGTGGACGGAGTTCTCCGAGCTCAAGATCACCGACCACTTCGAGCTCCCCCAGCATGTCCTGGGCTGGAACGAGCTCGATGTCGCGGGAGCGGTGTCGTGTGGCTTCAGCGTCACGCTCGACCACGTCGAGGCCGACCCGGACCGGACCGCGGAGAACGGCTACAACTACTACAACAGCACGATGAAGCCCGCCGTCTGGTCCTTCTACCAAGGCGAGCCCACCGACACGGCGGGCAACGAGGACTGCGCGGAGGTCATGGCGTCCGTAGGGCGATGGAACGACCTCGCGTGTGAGTCCGTCCGCAAGTACGCCTGCAAGAAGAACCTCACGACCGCGTATGGCCCTGACGCCTACGACCCGAGCTTCTGGTTCGTCACGAGCACCAGCGGAGCCTGGTCGGGTGGCTTCTCCGCGTGCCCCGCGGGCTATTCCTTCCTGCCGCCCGTCAACGGCTGGGAGGCGAAGAAGCTCGCGAACGTGATTTCGGGCACGTCGAACAGCGTGTGGATCAACTTCACCGACCGGTATCAGGAAGGGACGTGGGTCGTGGACCGGTACACGAACTGGAGCGCGGGTGAGCCCAACAACGCGGGCGGGAACGAGCGCTGCGTGGAGACGCTGCCGACGGGCGCCTGGAACGACACTCCGTGTTCGGACGTCCGGCGTCATGCCTGCAAGCGCGTGGAGACGTGTGCGTCGGGGAGCGCCTGCCCCCAGAAGTGGGTGCTCTCCGCGGAGGGGAGCTGGTGGTGGCAGAGCTGCCCGGTGGGCTACACCTTCGCGGCTCCGGAGTCGGCGGCGGAGAGCGCGGAGCTGCTCGCGGTGACGGGAGGTGAGCGGGTCTGGGTCAATCGCTCCAGCGCCGAGGATGTCTCGCGTTGGGAGCCGGGGGCCTATACGGCCTGGGACGCCACCGAGCCCAACAACTACAACGGCAACGAGCACTGCGCCGCGATGACGGCGAATGGCACCTGGTGGGACGAGTCGTGCTCCGTGTCGCGCAAGCTCGCGTGCCGCAAGTCCAACACCGCCTGCACCACGGCGGGGTGCCCGGCGGACCTCTGGACGCTGAGCACCGCCGCTCGCTCCTGGGGCGTGTCGCAGTCGGGCCTGCTGGAGTGCCCCGCGGGCTACGCGTTCAAGGCGCCGAGGAACGAGGCCGAGAACGCCGCGCTGAAGACCACCGCTGCGGGGCAGATGGTGTGGCTCAACTACACGGACCAGGGCCGAGAGGGCGCCTGGTCCTCCTGGGGCCCGAACTGA
- a CDS encoding dimethylarginine dimethylaminohydrolase family protein, producing the protein MELFLMSPPGRGWALRGRNNFRSREAAPVDARKARREWLALARAIEARGGTVVALPSPSELLTGMPYAAECGQVVARPGAAPVFVLPRMMSAHRQAEREHWEALARRMGFEVVGPDVGIWEAHGDVAHFDGATLLFWGGRTTLDGLDAASRWFPGEVVRVQVREPAFHGNMALLPLPAVDRMLVCPEVMSPDSYARLRERFGEHRLLVVTEDEIRRYATNGLPVGRDLLAPSVVPASIRARVEALGMKVVSLDMGELCEKGGGSSRCLVSRAVVEEGAVRIPDEVRLAAVAKDIEADA; encoded by the coding sequence ATGGAACTCTTCCTCATGTCGCCCCCGGGGCGAGGCTGGGCGTTGCGCGGGCGCAACAACTTCCGCAGTCGCGAGGCCGCCCCCGTCGACGCGCGCAAGGCCCGGCGCGAGTGGCTCGCGCTCGCTCGCGCCATCGAGGCTCGCGGTGGCACCGTCGTCGCCCTGCCGTCTCCGTCGGAGCTGCTGACGGGCATGCCGTATGCCGCCGAGTGTGGTCAGGTCGTGGCCCGCCCGGGCGCCGCGCCTGTGTTCGTGTTGCCTCGGATGATGAGTGCCCACCGGCAGGCCGAGCGTGAGCACTGGGAGGCCCTCGCCCGCCGCATGGGCTTCGAGGTCGTGGGCCCCGACGTGGGCATCTGGGAAGCGCATGGCGACGTGGCGCACTTCGACGGCGCGACGCTGTTGTTCTGGGGCGGACGGACGACGCTCGATGGACTCGACGCCGCGTCCCGCTGGTTCCCCGGTGAGGTGGTGCGCGTCCAGGTCCGCGAGCCCGCGTTCCACGGCAACATGGCGCTGCTGCCCCTGCCCGCCGTGGACCGCATGCTCGTGTGTCCCGAGGTCATGTCCCCGGATTCCTACGCGCGCCTCCGTGAGCGCTTCGGTGAGCACCGGCTGCTCGTCGTGACGGAGGACGAGATTCGCCGCTACGCCACCAACGGCCTGCCGGTGGGGCGCGACCTGCTCGCGCCCTCCGTGGTCCCCGCGTCCATCCGCGCTCGCGTGGAGGCGCTCGGGATGAAGGTGGTGTCGCTCGACATGGGCGAGCTGTGTGAGAAGGGTGGAGGCTCCTCGCGCTGTCTCGTGTCGCGCGCGGTGGTGGAGGAGGGTGCGGTGCGGATTCCAGACGAGGTCCGGCTCGCCGCTGTCGCGAAGGACATCGAAGCCGATGCGTGA